One Felis catus isolate Fca126 chromosome D1, F.catus_Fca126_mat1.0, whole genome shotgun sequence DNA segment encodes these proteins:
- the FZD4 gene encoding frizzled-4 isoform X3, with protein sequence MCTEKINIPIGPCGGMCLSVKRRCEPVLKEFGFAWPESLNCSKFPPQNDHNHMCMEGPGDEEVPLPHKTPIQPGEECHSVGTNSDQYIWVKRSLNCVLKCGYDAGLYSRSAKEFTDIWMAVWASLCFISTAFTVLTFLIDSSRFSYPERPIIFLSMCYNIYSIAYIVRLTVGRERISCDFEEAAEPVLIQEGLKNTGCAIIFLLMYFFGMASSIWWVILTLTWFLAAGLKWGHEAIEMHSSYFHIAAWAIPAVKTIVILIMRLVDADELTGLCYVGNQNLDALTGFVVAPLFTYLVIGTLFIAAGLVALFKIRSNLQKDGTKTDKLERLMVKIGVFSVLYTVPATCVIACYFYEISNWALFRYSADDSNTAVEMLKIFMSLLVGITSGMWIWSAKTLHTWQKCSNRLVNSGKVKREKRGNGWVKPGKGNETVV encoded by the coding sequence ATGTGCACAGAGAAGATCAACATCCCCATCGGCCCATGTGGCGGCATGTGTCTTTCGGTCAAGAGGCGCTGTGAACCTGTCCTGAAGGAATTTGGCTTTGCCTGGCCAGAGAGCCTGAACTGCAGCAAATTCCCACCCCAGAATGACCACAACCACATGTGCATGGAAGGGCCGGGTGATGAAGAGGTGCCATTACCTCACAAGACCCCCATCCAGCCTGGAGAAGAGTGCCACTCCGTAGGAACCAACTCGGATCAGTACATCTGGGTGAAAAGGAGTTTGAACTGTGTTCTCAAGTGTGGCTATGATGCTGGCTTATATAGTCGCTCGGCCAAGGAGTTCACAGACATCTGGATGGCCGTGTGGGCCAGCCTGTGCTTCATCTCCACTGCCTTCACAGTGCTGACCTTCCTGATCGATTCTTCCAGGTTTTCCTACCCTGAGCGCCCCATCATATTTCTCAGTATGTGCTATAATATTTATAGCATTGCTTATATTGTCAGGCTGACTGTAGGCCGGGAAAGGATATCCTGCGATTTTGAAGAGGCAGCAGAACCTGTTCTCATCCAAGAAGGACTTAAGAACACAGGATGTGCAATCATTTTCTTGCTGATGTACTTTTTCGGAATGGCTAGTTCCATCTGGTGGGTTATCCTGACACTTACTTGGTTTTTAGCGGCAGGACTCAAGTGGGGTCATGAAGCCATTGAAATGCACAGCTCTTACTTCCACATTGCCGCCTGGGCCATCCCTGCAGTGAAAACCATTGTCATCTTGATCATGAGACTGGTGGATGCTGATGAACTCACTGGCCTGTGCTATGTGGGAAACCAAAACCTCGATGCCCTCACAGGCTTTGTGGTGGCCCCCCTCTTCACTTACTTGGTGATAGGAACTTTGTTCATCGCTGCAGGTTTAGTGGCCTTGTTCAAAATTCGGTCCAATCTTCAAAAGGATGGGACAAAGACAGACAAGCTGGAAAGGCTGATGGTCAAGATTGGGGTCTTCTCTGTCTTGTACACGGTTCCTGCCACCTGTGTGATCGCCTGTTATTTCTATGAAATCTCCAACTGGGCGCTCTTCCGGTATTCTGCAGATGACTCCAATACGGCAGTCgaaatgttgaaaatttttatgtctttgctGGTGGGCATCACTTCAGGCATGTGGATTTGGTCTGCCAAAACTCTTCACACGTGGCAGAAGTGTTCTAACAGATTGGTGAATTCTGggaaggtgaagagagagaagcGAGGAAACGGGTGGGTGAAGCCTGGGAAAGGCAATGAAACTGTGGTATAA
- the FZD4 gene encoding frizzled-4 isoform X1 has product MAWRGSVPSVLGAPGGVDLSLRRLLLLLLLLLLPGPARGFGDEEERRCDPIRISMCQNLGYNVTKMPNLVGHELQTDAELQLTTFTPLIQYGCSSQLQFFLCSVYVPMCTEKINIPIGPCGGMCLSVKRRCEPVLKEFGFAWPESLNCSKFPPQNDHNHMCMEGPGDEEVPLPHKTPIQPGEECHSVGTNSDQYIWVKRSLNCVLKCGYDAGLYSRSAKEFTDIWMAVWASLCFISTAFTVLTFLIDSSRFSYPERPIIFLSMCYNIYSIAYIVRLTVGRERISCDFEEAAEPVLIQEGLKNTGCAIIFLLMYFFGMASSIWWVILTLTWFLAAGLKWGHEAIEMHSSYFHIAAWAIPAVKTIVILIMRLVDADELTGLCYVGNQNLDALTGFVVAPLFTYLVIGTLFIAAGLVALFKIRSNLQKDGTKTDKLERLMVKIGVFSVLYTVPATCVIACYFYEISNWALFRYSADDSNTAVEMLKIFMSLLVGITSGMWIWSAKTLHTWQKCSNRLVNSGKVKREKRGNGWVKPGKGNETVV; this is encoded by the exons ATGGCCTGGCGGGGCTCAGTGCCGAGCGtcctgggggcgcccgggggcgTCGATCTCAGTCTgcggcggctgctgctgctgctgctgttgctgctgctccCGGGGCCAGCGCGAGGCTTCGGGGACGAAGAGGAGCGGCGCTGCGACCCCATCCGCATCTCCATGTGCCAGAACCTGGGCTACAACGTGACCAAGATGCCCAACCTGGTGGGGCACGAGCTGCAGACAGACGCCGAGCTGCAGCTGACAACTTTCACGCCGCTCATCCAGTACGGCTGCTCCAGCCAGCTGCAG TTCTTCCTTTGTTCGGTGTATGTGCCAATGTGCACAGAGAAGATCAACATCCCCATCGGCCCATGTGGCGGCATGTGTCTTTCGGTCAAGAGGCGCTGTGAACCTGTCCTGAAGGAATTTGGCTTTGCCTGGCCAGAGAGCCTGAACTGCAGCAAATTCCCACCCCAGAATGACCACAACCACATGTGCATGGAAGGGCCGGGTGATGAAGAGGTGCCATTACCTCACAAGACCCCCATCCAGCCTGGAGAAGAGTGCCACTCCGTAGGAACCAACTCGGATCAGTACATCTGGGTGAAAAGGAGTTTGAACTGTGTTCTCAAGTGTGGCTATGATGCTGGCTTATATAGTCGCTCGGCCAAGGAGTTCACAGACATCTGGATGGCCGTGTGGGCCAGCCTGTGCTTCATCTCCACTGCCTTCACAGTGCTGACCTTCCTGATCGATTCTTCCAGGTTTTCCTACCCTGAGCGCCCCATCATATTTCTCAGTATGTGCTATAATATTTATAGCATTGCTTATATTGTCAGGCTGACTGTAGGCCGGGAAAGGATATCCTGCGATTTTGAAGAGGCAGCAGAACCTGTTCTCATCCAAGAAGGACTTAAGAACACAGGATGTGCAATCATTTTCTTGCTGATGTACTTTTTCGGAATGGCTAGTTCCATCTGGTGGGTTATCCTGACACTTACTTGGTTTTTAGCGGCAGGACTCAAGTGGGGTCATGAAGCCATTGAAATGCACAGCTCTTACTTCCACATTGCCGCCTGGGCCATCCCTGCAGTGAAAACCATTGTCATCTTGATCATGAGACTGGTGGATGCTGATGAACTCACTGGCCTGTGCTATGTGGGAAACCAAAACCTCGATGCCCTCACAGGCTTTGTGGTGGCCCCCCTCTTCACTTACTTGGTGATAGGAACTTTGTTCATCGCTGCAGGTTTAGTGGCCTTGTTCAAAATTCGGTCCAATCTTCAAAAGGATGGGACAAAGACAGACAAGCTGGAAAGGCTGATGGTCAAGATTGGGGTCTTCTCTGTCTTGTACACGGTTCCTGCCACCTGTGTGATCGCCTGTTATTTCTATGAAATCTCCAACTGGGCGCTCTTCCGGTATTCTGCAGATGACTCCAATACGGCAGTCgaaatgttgaaaatttttatgtctttgctGGTGGGCATCACTTCAGGCATGTGGATTTGGTCTGCCAAAACTCTTCACACGTGGCAGAAGTGTTCTAACAGATTGGTGAATTCTGggaaggtgaagagagagaagcGAGGAAACGGGTGGGTGAAGCCTGGGAAAGGCAATGAAACTGTGGTATAA
- the FZD4 gene encoding frizzled-4 isoform X2, giving the protein MAWRGSVPSVLGAPGGVDLSLRRLLLLLLLLLLPGPARGFGDEEERRCDPIRISMCQNLGYNVTKMPNLVGHELQTDAELQLTTFTPLIQYGCSSQLQFFLCSVYVPMCTEKINIPIGPCGGMCLSVKRRCEPVLKEFGFAWPESLNCSKFPPQNDHNHMCMEGPGDEEVPLPHKTPIQPGEECHSVGTNSDQYIWVKRSLNCVLKCGYDAGLYSRSAKEFTDIWMAVWASLCFISTAFTVLTFLIDSSRFSYPERPIIFLSMCYNIYSIAYIVRLTVGRERISCDFEEAAEPVLIQEGLKNTGCAIIFLLMYFFGMASSIWWVILTLTWFLAAGLKWGHEAIEMHSSYFHIAAWAIPAVKTIVILIMRLVDADELTGLCYVGNQNLDALTGFVVAPLFTYLVIGTLFIAAGLVALFKIRSNLQKDGTKTDKLERLMVKIGVFSVLYTVPATCVIACYFYEISNWALFRSVVYFGWESLGALKTDAKWARVAPGMCAEPEYLGWTLGQGSRSMRNDPQKDRLNSI; this is encoded by the exons ATGGCCTGGCGGGGCTCAGTGCCGAGCGtcctgggggcgcccgggggcgTCGATCTCAGTCTgcggcggctgctgctgctgctgctgttgctgctgctccCGGGGCCAGCGCGAGGCTTCGGGGACGAAGAGGAGCGGCGCTGCGACCCCATCCGCATCTCCATGTGCCAGAACCTGGGCTACAACGTGACCAAGATGCCCAACCTGGTGGGGCACGAGCTGCAGACAGACGCCGAGCTGCAGCTGACAACTTTCACGCCGCTCATCCAGTACGGCTGCTCCAGCCAGCTGCAG TTCTTCCTTTGTTCGGTGTATGTGCCAATGTGCACAGAGAAGATCAACATCCCCATCGGCCCATGTGGCGGCATGTGTCTTTCGGTCAAGAGGCGCTGTGAACCTGTCCTGAAGGAATTTGGCTTTGCCTGGCCAGAGAGCCTGAACTGCAGCAAATTCCCACCCCAGAATGACCACAACCACATGTGCATGGAAGGGCCGGGTGATGAAGAGGTGCCATTACCTCACAAGACCCCCATCCAGCCTGGAGAAGAGTGCCACTCCGTAGGAACCAACTCGGATCAGTACATCTGGGTGAAAAGGAGTTTGAACTGTGTTCTCAAGTGTGGCTATGATGCTGGCTTATATAGTCGCTCGGCCAAGGAGTTCACAGACATCTGGATGGCCGTGTGGGCCAGCCTGTGCTTCATCTCCACTGCCTTCACAGTGCTGACCTTCCTGATCGATTCTTCCAGGTTTTCCTACCCTGAGCGCCCCATCATATTTCTCAGTATGTGCTATAATATTTATAGCATTGCTTATATTGTCAGGCTGACTGTAGGCCGGGAAAGGATATCCTGCGATTTTGAAGAGGCAGCAGAACCTGTTCTCATCCAAGAAGGACTTAAGAACACAGGATGTGCAATCATTTTCTTGCTGATGTACTTTTTCGGAATGGCTAGTTCCATCTGGTGGGTTATCCTGACACTTACTTGGTTTTTAGCGGCAGGACTCAAGTGGGGTCATGAAGCCATTGAAATGCACAGCTCTTACTTCCACATTGCCGCCTGGGCCATCCCTGCAGTGAAAACCATTGTCATCTTGATCATGAGACTGGTGGATGCTGATGAACTCACTGGCCTGTGCTATGTGGGAAACCAAAACCTCGATGCCCTCACAGGCTTTGTGGTGGCCCCCCTCTTCACTTACTTGGTGATAGGAACTTTGTTCATCGCTGCAGGTTTAGTGGCCTTGTTCAAAATTCGGTCCAATCTTCAAAAGGATGGGACAAAGACAGACAAGCTGGAAAGGCTGATGGTCAAGATTGGGGTCTTCTCTGTCTTGTACACGGTTCCTGCCACCTGTGTGATCGCCTGTTATTTCTATGAAATCTCCAACTGGGCGCTCTTCCG ATCTGTTGTGTATTTTGGATGGGAAAGTCTTGGGGCTTTGAAGACAGATGCTAAATGGGCACGGGTGGCCCCTGGCATGTGTGCTGAGCCCGAGTACCTTGGCTGGACTCTGGGTCAGGGTTCTAGGAGCATGAGAAATGATCCCCAGAAGGACCGGTTGAACTCCATCTGA